The Kiritimatiellia bacterium nucleotide sequence CGTGCTGGCCGTTGCGCCTGAGGGGCATGAGGAGGTTCTGCGTCACGTTGCGGACGAGGTGATTACCTTACCGCCTGTGCATCCCGCCTTCGCGCCGGTGGTGAGCATCGTGCCGATGCAGTTGCTAGCGTACTACATCGCACGCGAGCGGGGCTGCGAGATCGACCAGCCGCGCAACCTGGCAAAGAGCGTGACGG carries:
- a CDS encoding SIS domain-containing protein, with protein sequence AGEMKHGPLALVEPGVTVVCFATQPHTFEKMVSNMKEVKAREGFVLAVAPEGHEEVLRHVADEVITLPPVHPAFAPVVSIVPMQLLAYYIARERGCEIDQPRNLAKSVTVE